The sequence CCCAGCAAGGCACCGATCGCCGTAGGTACCAGCATGCCCAGCACGTACCAGACCGCCCAGAAGGCCACGCTCATCTCCGGGCAGTGCAGGCTGTAGGCCAGCGTCGCCATCGAGCCTGCCAACAGGCCGCTTGCCGCCCCGGCCAGGCGCAACCGGGTTGGCGCCAGTCCGCGCATGGCCCAGAACACGGTGAAGAACGCCGGTATCGAAAGCACGGCGATATTGATCGGGCAGCTTCGCCAGGTATTGCCGAGTACCAACGCCCAGCGGCTATCGGCCGACACGCTGGCCAGCAGCCCCGCTGCCGCCAACCACACGACGAGCACCGGCAGGCCGATCGCCGCCCAGCTGCCACCAGCGCGCATGCCGGGCCGAGAGAGGCGGGTGGTCATCATCAGAGCGCCGCCGAGCAGCGAAGCCGGCAGCGCCAATTTGCCCCAGAACAGCGGGGTGGCTGCAATCTCGGCCAGATCCGGTCGCAGACCAAAAAACGTCAGCAATACCAGCAAAGCGAGAAGCAGGCCGATCACCACGGCGAGGCTGAAGCGCTTGGCGACGACCTGGGGTTCGACCGGCGGCACGTTGCTGGCAAGCATGGAAATCAGGTCATCGGTCTTCATCGGGAACCTCTAATCAGGGCGGCGAGCGTCTTCAAACCGCGGTGCACGCCGACCTTGACGGCTGATACGGACAGGCCCGTCAGTGTGGCGGTCTCGCTCACCGATAGCCCCTGCAGCTTCACGTAAAGAATCGGCAGGCGCTGTTTGTCCGGCAATTGTTCGAGCAACTGGGTCAGATCGCGCTGTGCCTGCTCGGCCTGGTTGTCCTCATCGGCAAGCAGCATCGCGTCGTCGTCCAGCGGGTCGTTGAGCGCGTCATGTCGCGCATGGGCGCGGAAATAGTCCATCAGCTTGTAGCGTGCGATGGCCTGTACCCAGGCGGTCAGCGGCTGATCGGCGCGATAGGTGTGCCGCGCGTTATGCACCGCCAGCAAGGCTTCCTGCAGCAGGTCCTCGACGTCTGCCGAGTGCAGCCGACGCCTGAGATAGCTGCGCAGATGCGCACCGAGCAATGTCAGGAACTGCCGATAAGACGCCTCGTCACCCTCCAGTCCTCGCAACAGCAGTGCTTGCAGGCGGGTTTCGCGCGCCTTCAATGCCTCATGGTGGGTAGTTCGTTCCATCGGGCGCTCTGGTTACAAGGGGAGAGAATTTTTGCTACGGCAATTTCTCTGGGCTCGGTGAGCCATCAGGCTGGGGCGTCGCTACGGTAGGGCGGCCCGAAAGAAATCTCAAAAATATTTTTCACCGCCTGTAACCGTTGCCCCACACCTTGCGAACTATCGATTGAGTGGCCGGCAAATCCGCTGGCCGCATTGCGACCCCCACGGAGAATCACATGAACACTCTCGCTCTTACCGCTGCTGCCGTTGCGCTTGCTTCCCTTGCCGCCGGTGTAA comes from Stutzerimonas stutzeri and encodes:
- a CDS encoding DUF1109 domain-containing protein, whose translation is MKTDDLISMLASNVPPVEPQVVAKRFSLAVVIGLLLALLVLLTFFGLRPDLAEIAATPLFWGKLALPASLLGGALMMTTRLSRPGMRAGGSWAAIGLPVLVVWLAAAGLLASVSADSRWALVLGNTWRSCPINIAVLSIPAFFTVFWAMRGLAPTRLRLAGAASGLLAGSMATLAYSLHCPEMSVAFWAVWYVLGMLVPTAIGALLGPRLLRW
- a CDS encoding sigma-70 family RNA polymerase sigma factor codes for the protein MERTTHHEALKARETRLQALLLRGLEGDEASYRQFLTLLGAHLRSYLRRRLHSADVEDLLQEALLAVHNARHTYRADQPLTAWVQAIARYKLMDYFRAHARHDALNDPLDDDAMLLADEDNQAEQAQRDLTQLLEQLPDKQRLPILYVKLQGLSVSETATLTGLSVSAVKVGVHRGLKTLAALIRGSR